A single window of Populus nigra chromosome 17, ddPopNigr1.1, whole genome shotgun sequence DNA harbors:
- the LOC133676711 gene encoding uncharacterized protein LOC133676711, with translation MCILCVIQKWSRRVATMLPWLVIPLIGLWALSQLLPPAFRFEITSPRLACVSVLLVTLFWYEVLMPQLSAWRVRRNAWLRERKRSEAIELQKLRKTATRKCRNCLTPYKDQNPGGGKFMCSYCGHISKRPVLDLPGIGISNPGIIKDLVGKSGKILNGKTWSDNGWTCSQEWLDNGGWACGSIAGKSSYWRKNGSGIFGGDENCLAEKSYSRVVIFSCKLLTSFFLSIRWLWRKVFRISSSEDGSSDAGHRAMLAKRRENGENYHESRGDKARRKAEEKRQARLEKELLEEEEKKQREDVARLVEERRRLRDEIMEAERDQSQTSPLSREKNSRKEAEKKRQERRKEKDKGSSKSNSDAEELEKRAGKESDRRRDVEKKSESERREHHKSGMESVRGQNIESGHGIKNTPGSNFNRGNAGSRYFDRMKGTFLSSSRAFSGGGFFGKAAYTPATVTKENKPNSSIDPVHASAYRRDIHPPDRLSGKASLNGDDKNIYHPVLSETQPRTAPKKTWQQLFTLSSPAHPSSNSNVICRPISKQAECQAQQFPAQSSPIQCFDNPINFGLPSPFPVSAFPNVSSSTSLGFSPPIEPNFPRAMEGPCDFIPEEPELFEDPCYIPDPISLLGPVSESLDNFQLDLGNGFAPDMGPGLERLYAMKNMSASPEVTKPSPIESPLSRLRTADEKNNGSNWFPTTPISQDFNTLPMNDMHVNEKGTWHMWNSSPLGQDGLGLVGGPGSWLLPLEQNRSTKEDIIPPPSQKTMASLFTKDDQILPGTYSPRKTFLGNGQSGVFSPVIGSIENEPWLQNTFFPPLSGSNSHFSLKSPEESTQNEMIYQSPTGAATNNAFGLSPGHSCSKNEWGGEGSGEGFGNSSVTRPNFGGLFPTSDVQWSFD, from the exons ATGTGTATACTGTGTGTGATTCAAAAGTGGTCGCGCCGGGTTGCAACGATGCTACCTTGGTTAGTTATTCCTTTGATAGGATTATGGGCACTGTCGCAGCTATTACCTCCGGCATTTCGATTTGAGATAACGTCTCCAAGATTGGCGTGTGTATCTGTGCTATTGGTTACTTTGTTTTGGTATGAGGTGCTGATGCCACAGCTGTCAGCGTGGAGGGTGCGTAGAAATGCATGGTTGAGGGAGAGGAAGAGGTCTGAAGCAATTGAGTTGCAGAAGCTTAGGAAGACAGCGACAAGGAAGTGTAGGAATTGTTTGACACCATATAAGGATCAGAATCCTGGTGGGGGGAAGTTTATGTGTTCGTATTGTGGGCATATTTCAAAAAGGCCTGTTTTGGATTTGCCAGGGATTGGGATTTCAAATCCAGGGATTATTAAGGATTTGGTGGGGAAAAGTGGGAAGATATTGAATGGAAAGACATGGAGTGATAATGGATGGACGTGTAGTCAGGAGTGGTTAGATAATGGTGGCTGGGCTTGTGGGTCTATTGCTGGGAAGTCTAGTTATTGGAGGAAGAATGGGAGTGGGATTTTTGGAGGAGATGAGAATTGTTTGGCTGAGAAGTCGTATTCCAGGGTTGTGATTTTTTCTTGCAAGCTGTTGACGTCTTTTTTCTTGAGCATTAGGTGGCTTTGGAGGAAGGTTTTTAGGATTAGTTCCTCTGAGGATGGTTCTTCTGATGCAGGGCATAGGGCAATGTTGGCTAAGAGGCGTGAGAATGGGGAAAATTATCATGAGAGTAGAGGAGATAAAGCACGCAGGAAAGCTGAAGAGAAGAGACAGGCTAGGTTAGAGAAGGAACTCttagaggaggaagagaaaaaGCAAAGGGAGGACGTTGCGAGATTGGTGGAGGAACGTAGGAGGCTGAGGGATGAGATTATGGAGGCTGAAAGAGATCAAAGTCAAACATCACCACTGTCCAGGGAGAAAAATAGTAGGAAGGAAGCAGAAAAGAAACGTCaggaaagaaggaaagagaaagaCAAGGGGTCTAGTAAGAGCAACTCTGATGCTGAAGAGTTGGAAAAGAGAGCAGGTAAGGAAAGTGATCGAAGGCGGGATGTTGAAAAGAAGAGTGAATCTGAGCGCCGTGAACATCATAAATCTGGGATGGAAAGTGTGAGAGGTCAGAACATTGAATCAGGACATGGTATAAAGAATACACCTGGAAGCAATTTTAATCGGGGCAATGCTGGATCCAGGTATTTTGATCGAATGAAGGGTACATTTTTGTCTTCTTCTAGAGCTTTTAGTGGAGGTGGTTTCTTTGGAAAGGCTGCCTATACTCCTGCTACTGTTACTAAAGAAAATAAGCCCAACAGTTCTATAGATCCTGTTCATGCTTCTGCTTATAGGAGAGATATACATCCACCTGATCGTCTTTCTGGGAAAGCAAGTCTAAATGGAGATGACAAGAACATTTATCACCCT GTGCTCTCTGAAACACAACCAAGGACGGCTCCTAAGAAAACATGGCAGCAATTATTTACACTCTCATCACCTGCTCATCCATCCTCAAATTCAAATGTCATCTGTAGACCAATTTCAAAACAAGCAGAATGTCAAGCACAACAGTTTCCTGCACAATCATCACCAATACAATGTTTTGATAATCCAATCAATTTTGGGCTGCCGTCACCTTTTCCGGTCTCTGCATTTCCAAATGTATCCAGTAGCACTTCTTTAGGTTTCTCACCTCCTATTGAACCTAATTTTCCCCGTGCTATGGAAGGACCCTGTGATTTTATACCCGAAGAACCAGAGCTTTTTGAAGATCCATGTTATATTCCCGATCCAATATCATTGCTGGGGCCTGTTTCAGAGTCGCTTGATAATTTTCAGTTAGACCTCGGAAATGGTTTTGCACCAGACATGGGGCCGGGATTGGAAAGACTTTATGCTATGAAGAACATGTCTGCATCTCCTGAAGTGACCAAGCCTTCTCCAATCGAGTCCCCACTGTCACGACTACGAACTGCTGATGAAAAGAATAATGGTTCTAATTGGTTCCCAACTACTCCTATATCCCAAGATTTTAACACTCTACCTATGAATGATATGCATGTGAATGAGAAGGGAACATGGCACATGTGGAACAGCTCTCCTCTTGGTCAGGATGGTTTAGGTTTAGTAGGTGGCCCTGGAAGCTGGCTTTTACCCCTGGAACAGAACAGATCAACCAAGGAAGATATTATACCGCCTCCATCTCAGAAAACTATGGCATCACTCTTTACAAAAGATGACCAAATCCTACCTGGTACTTATTCTCCTCGGAAGACTTTTCTAGGCAATGGCCAGAGTGGGGTATTCAGTCCAGTCATTggttcaattgaaaatgaaccATGGTTACAGAATACGTTTTTTCCACCATTATCAGGCAGCAATAGCCATTTCTCTCTGAAATCTCCGGAGGAAAGTACTCAGAATGAAATGATCTATCAGAGTCCTACTGGAGCTGCAACCAACAATGCTTTTGGGCTGTCGCCAGGGCATAGTTGTTCCAA GAATGAATGGGGCGGGGAAGGTTCAGGAGAAGGTTTTGGGAATTCATCTGTCACAAGACCCAATTTTGGTGGTTTGTTCCCCACCTCAGATGTACAGTGgtcatttgattaa
- the LOC133676712 gene encoding CBL-interacting protein kinase 2-like, with protein sequence MENKGNVLMQKYEIGRLLGQGTFAKVHHARDLKTGMSVAIKMIDKEKVFKVGMMDQIKREISVMRLIRHPNVVELYEVMATKTKIYFVMEYVKGGELFNKVAKGKLKEDVARKYFQQLISAVDYCHSRGVSHRDLKPENLLLDENENLKVSDFGLSALAESKRQDGLLHTTCGTPAYVAPEVINRKGYDGAKADIWSCGVILYVLLAGYLPFRDPNLMEMYRKIAKGEFKCPNWFAPEVRKLLSKILDPSPNTRISMAKIMENSWVRKDLQSRPCVLEAEVKEPAPLDSEAVFGINEISCAAVEPKQEVAKPCNLNAFDIISFSAGFDLSGLFEEKEQKKEVRFTSNKPASTIISKLEDIAKRLRLKIKKNDGGLLKIEGSKEGRKGVMGIDAEIFEITPFFHLVEMKKSSGDTVEYQKVVKQDIRPALKDIVWSWQGEQQREQLQLQEQQELQPSHASTTQVVSTQISS encoded by the coding sequence ATGGAGAACAAAGGGAATGTGTTGATGCAAAAATATGAGATAGGGAGATTGTTGGGGCAAGGAACTTTTGCCAAGGTCCACCATGCAAGGGATCTCAAAACTGGCATGAGTGTGGCAATCAAGATGATCGACAAGGAGAAGGTATTCAAGGTTGGAATGATGGACCAGATTAAGCGAGAAATTTCTGTCATGAGACTGATTAGGCATCCCAATGTGGTGGAACTTTATGAGGTCATGGCCACCAAAACTAAGATTTACTTTGTTATGGAATACGTTAAAGGTGGTGAGTTGTTCAACAAGGTTGCCAAGGGAAAGCTCAAAGAGGATGTTGCCAGGAAATATTTTCAACAGCTGATCAGTGCAGTTGATTACTGTCACAGTAGAGGAGTCTCTCATCGTGATCTGAAACCAGAAAACCTGCTGTTGGATGAGAATGAGAATCTAAAGGTTTCTGATTTTGGATTAAGTGCACTTGCTGAATCGAAGCGGCAAGATGGTTTACTACATACAACCTGTGGAACCCCTGCATATGTTGCTCCAGAAGTGATTAACAGAAAAGGCTACGATGGAGCTAAAGCTGATATTTGGTCATGTGGAGTAATCTTATATGTTCTACTGGCCGGCTATCTCCCATTCCGCGATCCAAATCTGATGGAGATGTATAGGAAGATTGCGAAGGGAGAATTTAAATGCCCCAATTGGTTTGCACCCGAAGTTCGCAAGCTTCTGTCAAAGATACTGGATCCGAGCCCAAACACAAGGATATCAATGGCCAAAATAATGGAAAATTCTTGGGTACGGAAGGATTTGCAATCCAGACCCTGTGTTCTTGAAGCCGAAGTGAAAGAACCAGCTCCTTTGGACTCTGAGGCTGTTTTTGGCATAAATGAGATTAGCTGCGCTGCTGTGGAACCAAAGCAAGAAGTGGCGAAGCCTTGCAACTTAAATGCTTTCGATATTATCTCCTTTTCTGCGGGCTTTGACCTGTCTGGCTTATTTGAGGAGAAAGAGCAGAAGAAAGAAGTGAGGTTTACATCAAACAAGCCTGCCTCCACCATCATCTCTAAGCTCGAAGACATCGCCAAGCGTTTGAGgctgaaaataaagaaaaacgatGGAGGTTTGCTGAAAATAGAAGGTTCAAAGGAAGGCCGGAAAGGAGTCATGGGCATCGATGCAGAAATTTTTGAGATCACTCCTTTTTTCCATTTGGTGGAGATGAAAAAGTCCAGTGGAGATACCGTGGAGTATCAGAAGGTAGTGAAACAAGACATTCGACCTGCACTCAAGGACATTGTTTGGAGCTGGCAAGGAGAACAGCAAAGGGAACAACTACAACTACAAGAACAGCAGGAGCTACAGCCTTCTCATGCATCCACAACGCAGGTTGTCTCAACTCAGATTTCATCATGA